In Streptomyces roseifaciens, a single genomic region encodes these proteins:
- a CDS encoding galactosyltransferase-related protein, with amino-acid sequence MSISAVVAAWLAQDVPCEVIVATAGEQALGDAGGARLLRASPGLRAPGLLRNAAAAVAAGRMLYLSDADVAPLGRDYLSRALAAARARDGAWAQPWMYRIDRPADGTGVVDLRPGPAVGGRPYCTATVDSGGTLRPCPGEVITRRRMLHCGAVTTEVPVMYPPPGTSPDPADRRDWRAPFHWGAMLLERLLFEEVGGYCRRYYGWGCEDDDLFVKVASRVPVSLAWDESGTGITCLHFEHPYPYSGTPEREANSALYSRRTAGGPAAMIEQDLADARTVVARA; translated from the coding sequence TTGAGCATCAGTGCGGTGGTCGCGGCCTGGCTGGCCCAGGACGTGCCCTGCGAGGTGATCGTCGCGACCGCGGGAGAGCAGGCGCTCGGCGACGCCGGCGGCGCCCGGCTGCTGCGCGCCTCGCCCGGACTGCGAGCGCCGGGACTGCTGCGCAACGCGGCCGCGGCGGTGGCGGCCGGCCGGATGCTCTATCTCTCCGACGCCGATGTGGCGCCGCTGGGGCGCGACTACCTGAGCCGGGCGCTCGCAGCGGCCCGGGCCCGGGACGGCGCCTGGGCACAGCCGTGGATGTACCGGATCGACAGGCCCGCGGACGGCACCGGGGTGGTGGACCTGCGCCCCGGGCCTGCGGTGGGCGGCCGGCCGTATTGCACGGCGACCGTGGACTCCGGCGGGACCCTGCGGCCCTGCCCCGGTGAGGTCATCACCCGCCGGCGCATGCTGCACTGCGGTGCCGTCACCACCGAGGTCCCCGTGATGTACCCGCCGCCCGGCACGTCCCCGGACCCCGCCGACCGGCGGGACTGGCGGGCGCCCTTCCACTGGGGTGCGATGCTGCTCGAGCGCCTGCTGTTCGAAGAGGTCGGCGGCTACTGCCGGCGCTATTACGGCTGGGGCTGCGAGGACGACGACCTGTTCGTGAAGGTCGCCTCCCGCGTCCCGGTCTCCCTGGCCTGGGACGAGAGCGGCACCGGCATCACCTGTCTGCACTTCGAGCACCCCTACCCGTACAGCGGCACGCCCGAGCGGGAGGCCAACAGCGCCCTGTACTCGCGGCGGACGGCCGGGGGGCCTGCCGCGATGATCGAGCAGGACCTCGCCGACGCACGAACGGTGGTGGCCCGTGCCTGA
- a CDS encoding sulfotransferase family protein, giving the protein MPEPSLVPEPAPVPEPHPAPEPAPVPPSVSVPEPTLVFLLGITKRSGTNFLFDLLREHPDIEMRPPLWEDYVLERIGPVADFAAGLTGLWRDWWDMDQSEADRFVRAIGAGIESYLTEDATTRFVLLKTPTPANLHLAPLLFPRSPLILLVRDGRQVVDSARLSFGTGEEETTWRWADGGRQILGFLADAGQSREPGPARLLVRYEDLVADTETQLRRVFGALGADPETYDYARAANLPVRGSSVVRGGARQVHWEPVARPEDFDPLTHHPAWEPERLAAFAAVAGDVLEAFGYPPLNEPPGRARGAHRISS; this is encoded by the coding sequence GTGCCTGAGCCGTCCCTGGTGCCCGAACCGGCCCCGGTGCCCGAGCCGCACCCGGCGCCCGAGCCCGCCCCCGTACCCCCATCCGTATCCGTACCCGAACCGACCCTGGTCTTCCTCCTGGGCATCACCAAGCGCAGCGGCACCAACTTCCTCTTCGACCTGCTCAGAGAGCACCCGGACATCGAGATGCGCCCTCCCCTCTGGGAGGACTACGTCCTGGAACGCATCGGTCCGGTCGCCGACTTCGCCGCCGGGCTGACCGGTCTCTGGCGGGACTGGTGGGACATGGACCAGAGCGAGGCCGACCGCTTCGTACGGGCCATCGGCGCAGGCATCGAGTCCTATCTGACCGAGGACGCCACCACCCGCTTCGTCCTCCTCAAGACTCCGACCCCCGCCAACCTCCATCTCGCCCCGCTGCTGTTCCCCCGCTCCCCGTTGATCCTTCTCGTCCGCGACGGCAGGCAGGTCGTCGACTCGGCCCGCCTCAGCTTCGGCACCGGCGAAGAGGAGACCACGTGGCGCTGGGCGGACGGCGGGCGGCAGATCCTCGGCTTCCTCGCCGACGCCGGGCAGTCGCGCGAGCCCGGACCTGCCCGGTTGCTCGTGCGGTACGAGGACCTCGTCGCCGATACCGAAACCCAGCTGCGGCGGGTCTTCGGCGCGCTCGGGGCGGACCCGGAGACCTACGACTACGCCCGTGCCGCGAACCTGCCGGTACGGGGTTCGTCCGTCGTGCGCGGCGGTGCGCGGCAGGTCCACTGGGAACCGGTGGCCCGGCCGGAAGACTTCGATCCGCTGACCCACCACCCCGCGTGGGAACCGGAGCGGCTCGCGGCCTTCGCAGCGGTCGCGGGCGACGTGCTGGAGGCCTTCGGCTACCCGCCGCTGAACGAGCCCCCCGGCCGCGCGCGCGGCGCTCACCGGATCAGCTCGTAA
- a CDS encoding glycosyltransferase family 2 protein encodes MTGRAAPVTVLEGLRAHDNDYSGVERSFRARTGFGLAGPIDRVPEGISEPVSVVVATYNGGRPLAGTLAGLEAQLWRGFEVIVVDDGSEPPVHRVVLDAGLTVPVTVVRSPVNLGAGPARNVGLTAAAGSTVVFLDDDIRVPPAMTALLALRQQHTEGCLFTGFRDNTGPEVFFAPDGSPPPRIERDWRWLSNRGGDRYLLVTADPDVPHCDRTSFEPVRESRYFKDFGHGRAIGFWDLPGMVSSHSLCVKRADAVAAGGFPEEYGTHWGAEDLAFGALMAARGTYVVPALEWVSFHLRHEGRHVPRAAERARLEQALDRYRNLLQQPPGERRLPRHRLRRVSGPGRPGVECYELIR; translated from the coding sequence GTGACCGGGCGGGCCGCACCGGTCACCGTGCTGGAGGGCCTGCGGGCGCACGACAACGACTACTCCGGGGTCGAACGGTCCTTCCGCGCCCGTACCGGCTTCGGTCTGGCGGGTCCCATCGACCGGGTCCCCGAGGGGATCTCGGAGCCGGTCTCGGTGGTCGTCGCCACGTACAACGGCGGGCGCCCGCTCGCCGGGACGCTGGCCGGCCTGGAGGCCCAGCTCTGGCGCGGCTTCGAGGTGATCGTGGTGGACGACGGCTCCGAGCCGCCGGTGCACCGGGTGGTGCTGGACGCGGGCCTCACGGTTCCGGTGACCGTGGTCCGCAGTCCGGTCAACCTGGGGGCGGGCCCGGCGCGCAACGTCGGGCTGACCGCGGCCGCGGGCTCCACAGTGGTCTTCCTGGACGACGACATACGGGTGCCCCCGGCCATGACCGCCCTGCTGGCGCTGCGCCAGCAGCACACGGAGGGCTGTCTGTTCACCGGCTTCCGGGACAACACCGGGCCCGAGGTCTTCTTCGCCCCGGACGGCTCGCCCCCACCGCGTATCGAGCGCGACTGGCGCTGGCTCAGCAACCGGGGCGGCGACCGCTACCTGCTGGTCACCGCCGATCCGGACGTGCCGCACTGCGACCGCACGTCCTTCGAACCGGTCCGGGAGAGCCGGTACTTCAAGGACTTCGGGCACGGCCGGGCCATCGGCTTCTGGGACCTGCCCGGAATGGTCAGCAGTCACAGTCTCTGTGTGAAGCGCGCCGACGCCGTGGCGGCGGGCGGCTTCCCCGAGGAGTACGGCACCCACTGGGGCGCGGAGGACCTGGCCTTCGGCGCCCTGATGGCGGCGCGTGGCACCTACGTCGTTCCGGCGCTGGAGTGGGTCTCCTTCCATCTGCGGCACGAGGGCCGGCATGTGCCCCGGGCGGCCGAACGCGCACGCCTGGAGCAGGCACTCGACCGTTACCGCAACCTGTTGCAGCAGCCGCCGGGCGAGCGGCGGCTGCCCCGGCACCGGCTGCGGCGCGTCAGCGGTCCGGGACGGCCGGGTGTCGAGTGTTACGAGCTGATCCGGTGA
- a CDS encoding carbamoyltransferase C-terminal domain-containing protein translates to MIVLGLVGRPDVPGCHDGAVCLAVDGTVVGALEQERVSRRRHAPGEGPQDAVRVLLDAFGVHPREIQAIGYAWADAPPGTPATEAPGIPCGVHVTDALTETILPGLASELGTRDITFFDHHLCHAAGAYFLNPYGRADILVADGWGGDGSTSLFHVDDGRFRLLERYGKCWSLGMFYGAAAAYSKLGFWGAGKLMGLSSYGRTSDMRFMTFDAATGGFSLDRRLRGDLATAPSWGKLGKQWLAAFEENVFPYTASSANAFDYAPFAADVQLTVEEAGLALAARARRLSGEDTLLLSGGVALNAHMNRRIALESGYARVSGTVAPNDGGTVFGAALLAEGLYGGTMPPPLPAEAGQPVFFGPPVPAGAVEQALQRAGCTAVALDQEQLTAEVSAAIAQGEVVAWFDGPNEFGPRALGARSLLASPRHRTTLDRLNRVKGREAWRPAALSLTAEGFRELDMEPPVQGLSDYMLNMHLVGRERIEHAPAGVHVDRTTRAQVVPAADTGFGALLAAVGEETGLPGVINTSLNTKGRPMVLTPGQAVELMVESPDIDLLAMPPYLVRRS, encoded by the coding sequence ATGATCGTCCTCGGTCTCGTCGGCCGACCCGATGTGCCCGGCTGTCACGACGGCGCGGTCTGCCTCGCCGTCGACGGCACGGTGGTGGGTGCGCTGGAGCAGGAGCGCGTCAGCCGCCGCCGGCACGCACCGGGCGAAGGTCCTCAGGATGCCGTTCGGGTGCTGCTGGACGCCTTCGGGGTGCATCCCCGCGAGATCCAGGCGATCGGCTACGCCTGGGCGGACGCCCCTCCCGGCACGCCGGCCACCGAAGCCCCCGGCATACCCTGCGGAGTCCATGTCACGGACGCGCTGACCGAGACGATCCTGCCGGGCCTGGCGTCCGAGCTGGGTACCCGCGACATCACCTTCTTCGACCACCACCTGTGCCACGCCGCGGGTGCCTACTTCCTCAACCCGTACGGAAGGGCCGACATCCTGGTCGCCGACGGCTGGGGCGGCGACGGCTCGACCTCCCTCTTCCACGTGGACGACGGCCGCTTCCGGCTCCTGGAGCGTTACGGCAAGTGCTGGTCGCTGGGCATGTTCTACGGAGCGGCGGCGGCGTACTCGAAGCTCGGTTTCTGGGGTGCGGGCAAGCTGATGGGGCTCAGTTCCTACGGCCGTACCAGCGACATGCGGTTCATGACCTTCGACGCTGCGACCGGCGGGTTCTCGCTCGACCGGCGGCTGCGGGGCGATCTGGCCACCGCTCCCAGCTGGGGCAAGCTGGGCAAGCAGTGGCTCGCCGCCTTCGAGGAGAACGTCTTCCCGTACACCGCATCCTCGGCCAACGCCTTCGACTACGCCCCCTTCGCCGCCGACGTCCAGCTGACCGTGGAGGAGGCCGGGCTCGCTCTGGCCGCCCGGGCGCGGCGGCTCTCCGGTGAGGACACTCTGCTGCTGTCGGGCGGGGTCGCACTCAACGCGCACATGAACCGCAGGATCGCGCTGGAGAGCGGATACGCCAGAGTCTCCGGTACGGTCGCGCCCAATGACGGGGGCACGGTCTTCGGTGCCGCGCTGCTCGCGGAAGGCCTGTACGGCGGCACCATGCCGCCGCCGCTGCCGGCCGAGGCGGGACAGCCGGTCTTCTTCGGGCCGCCGGTGCCGGCCGGGGCCGTCGAGCAGGCCTTGCAGCGCGCCGGCTGTACCGCGGTCGCCTTGGACCAGGAGCAGCTGACGGCCGAGGTGTCAGCCGCGATCGCGCAGGGCGAGGTGGTCGCCTGGTTCGACGGGCCGAACGAGTTCGGGCCGCGCGCGCTGGGCGCCCGCAGCCTGCTCGCCTCGCCCCGCCACCGTACGACGCTGGACCGGCTCAACCGGGTCAAGGGCCGTGAGGCCTGGCGGCCGGCGGCGCTCTCCCTCACCGCCGAGGGCTTCCGCGAGCTGGACATGGAGCCCCCGGTCCAGGGCCTGAGCGACTACATGCTCAACATGCACCTGGTCGGCCGCGAGCGCATCGAGCACGCCCCCGCGGGGGTCCACGTGGACCGAACGACGCGTGCACAGGTCGTGCCCGCGGCGGACACCGGGTTCGGAGCGCTGCTGGCCGCGGTCGGCGAGGAGACGGGGCTTCCCGGGGTGATCAACACCTCGCTCAACACCAAGGGCAGGCCGATGGTCCTCACCCCCGGCCAGGCGGTGGAACTCATGGTGGAGAGCCCGGACATCGATCTGCTGGCCATGCCGCCCTACCTGGTCCGGCGGTCGTGA
- a CDS encoding amidohydrolase family protein, which produces MAIAASPAGVGHALAEHGCFDRAREPYTSVVDSHLHFRPFGGRPVPFEELNGYLSKSGVRYASVYGIGQMLPTDSGCTYYLNCPGTPVVPSMKNDFANAVNYLEAKPKDPDLALSMTFMDLNHPETIPPGIALYDKEFPGMFRWAGEVNLVKQALFPNHHTSATSENIKNWAPFMKVLRDRGIPITIHSDLGSDKEPVKYLHLMEETLRRYPQNKIVWAHMGLSKELSTMDPDEHISIMTRLLDAHPKLDLDLSWRVLEDQYFSKPGVRQKYAAFLDRYPTRAIPGTDFVASRDKDYKVYEQELEVTSRINKALGDKAFRHIALGQNYFRLLGLKKEAPEVCGAG; this is translated from the coding sequence GTGGCCATCGCCGCCTCGCCGGCAGGCGTAGGCCACGCCCTGGCGGAACACGGCTGTTTCGACCGCGCGAGAGAGCCGTACACCTCGGTGGTCGACAGTCACCTTCACTTCCGTCCGTTCGGTGGCCGGCCGGTTCCGTTCGAGGAGCTCAACGGCTATCTGAGCAAGAGCGGCGTCCGCTACGCGAGCGTCTATGGCATCGGGCAGATGCTGCCGACGGACTCCGGCTGCACCTACTACCTCAACTGCCCCGGCACCCCCGTGGTGCCGAGCATGAAGAATGACTTCGCCAACGCCGTGAACTACCTGGAGGCGAAGCCCAAGGATCCCGATCTCGCGCTCTCCATGACCTTCATGGACCTCAACCACCCCGAGACCATCCCGCCCGGGATCGCGCTCTACGACAAGGAGTTCCCGGGGATGTTCCGGTGGGCGGGGGAGGTGAACCTCGTCAAGCAGGCGCTGTTCCCCAATCACCACACGTCCGCGACGAGCGAGAACATCAAGAACTGGGCGCCGTTCATGAAGGTGCTGCGGGACCGGGGGATCCCGATCACCATCCACTCGGATCTCGGCAGCGACAAGGAACCTGTGAAGTACCTCCACCTGATGGAGGAGACGCTCAGGCGCTACCCGCAGAACAAGATCGTGTGGGCGCACATGGGGCTGTCCAAGGAGCTGTCCACCATGGACCCCGACGAGCACATCTCCATCATGACGAGGCTCCTGGACGCCCACCCCAAGCTGGATCTGGACCTCAGCTGGCGCGTCCTGGAGGACCAGTACTTCAGCAAGCCCGGCGTCCGGCAGAAGTACGCCGCGTTCCTCGACCGGTATCCGACCCGGGCCATTCCCGGTACCGACTTCGTCGCGTCCCGGGACAAGGACTACAAGGTCTACGAGCAGGAGCTCGAGGTCACCAGCCGCATCAACAAGGCCTTGGGCGACAAGGCGTTCCGCCACATCGCCCTCGGGCAGAACTACTTCCGGCTGCTCGGCCTGAAGAAGGAGGCTCCGGAGGTGTGCGGGGCGGGGTGA